In Deltaproteobacteria bacterium, the genomic window AGGCGCGCCGCCGCCTCCTCCCCCCGCTCTCCGCCCGTCATCAGGAAGCAGGACGATGGGCGGGTCCCGCGCCCTACCCTTCCGCGCAGCTGGTGAAGCTGCGAGAGGCCGAACCGCTCCGCGTGCTCGACGACCATCACCGTGGCCTCCGGGACGTCCACTCCCACCTCGACGACCGTGGTCGAGACGAGCAGCTGCACGTCGCCGTCCTTGAACCGCCCCATCGTCTCTTCCTTCTCCGCCGCCTTCATCCGGCCGTGCAGCAGCCCCACCCCCACGTCGGGGAACGCTTCCCGGAGCCGTTCGGCGGTGCGCGTGGCGTCCCGCAGGGCGATCTTTTCGGACTCCTCCACCAGCGGGAGGACAACGTACGCCCTCCCTCCCCGCGCGATCTCCCTGCGGATCTCCTCGAAGACTTCCCGCCGACCTCCCTCCGTGACGACCTTCGTGCGGACCGGAATCCTTCCGCGAGGCATCTCATCGATCACCGAGACGTCGAGGTCACCGTATAGCGTGATCGCGAGCGTCCGCGGGATCGGCGTGGCGGTCATGACGAGGAGGTGCGGGGAGATCCTTCCCTTTCTGCGGAGGGAGGCACGCTGAAGCACCCCGAACCGGTGCTGCTCGTCGATGACGCCCAGCGCCAGGTTGCGGAACGCGACGCTCTCCTGGATCAGGGCATGCGTCCCCACGACGATGTCCGCCTCCCCGTCCCGGATCCGTTTTCGCGCCGCCTCGCGCTCCTTCGCGGGCAGCGCGGCGGAGAGGAGCGCGACCCGGACCGGCAATCCCGCCGACTGTTCCAGGAACCTACGGTAATGCTGCTCCGCCAGGATCTCCGTGGGCGCCATCACCGCGGCCTGCACGCCGTGGCGCCATGCGACCATCGCGGCGATCCATGCGACGATCGTCTTGCCGCTGCCCACGTCCCCCTGCAGGAGCCGGTGCATCGGGTGCGGTTTCCCGAGGTCTTTCAGGATCTCGTTGACCACGCGCCGCTGGGCGCCGGTCAGGTCGAACGGAAGCCGGCGCTTGATCTCGTCGACGATCCCGCGGTCCCACGGAAGCGGAATCGCCTCCTCCCGCTCCGTCCCCGCCCGCCGGAGGGCCAGGGTCCACTGGAGCGCGAACAGTTCACCGAAGATCAGGCGCCGCTGCTGGGGGGAGGAGAATTCCCGGAAGCGCTCCGCGTCGGCGTCGTCGCGAGGAAAGTGGATGGAGGCGAGCGACTCCTGGAGGGGTGGGATCCCGGCCCGCTCGAGGATGCCGGCGGGGAAACACTCGATCTCGAGCGAAGCGTGCCGCTGGACCACCTCCCACTGGATCTTTCGGAGGACCCGCGGCGGTACCCCCTCCACCTCCGGGTAGACGGGGACGATCCGGCCGGAATGGACCGGGTCGGCCGCGTCTTCCCCGGCGAGGATCTCCGGGTGGTGCATTTCGGGGAAGAAGCGGAACCACCGCGCGGAACCGCAGAGCGTCACCGACTCCCCGACGCGGAACCGGTCGGCGAGGGAGGGATGGAAGCGGAACCATTTCGCGGAGAGATGACCGGTCCCGTCGGCGATCACGACCTCGAGGACCCGGGTCGGGCGGAACCCCTTTCCCCCGCCCTGCACGGAAAGGATCTTCCCGCGGACGGGCACGGTCATTCCCGCCTTGAGCTCCCGGATGGGAACCACCTTGCGCCGGTCTTCGTAATCCTTCGGGAAGAAATAGAGGGCGTCGTGCGGTGTCCGGATCCCCCGGGCGGCAAGCTTTTCCCCCAGGCGGGGCCCCACCCCCTTGACGTACTGGATCGGGTACGGTGCGGTCACCGCGCCCCTGGCGCTTCTTTCCGAGGCGTCCCGTGATACTCCTGGA contains:
- the recG gene encoding ATP-dependent DNA helicase RecG, which produces MTAPYPIQYVKGVGPRLGEKLAARGIRTPHDALYFFPKDYEDRRKVVPIRELKAGMTVPVRGKILSVQGGGKGFRPTRVLEVVIADGTGHLSAKWFRFHPSLADRFRVGESVTLCGSARWFRFFPEMHHPEILAGEDAADPVHSGRIVPVYPEVEGVPPRVLRKIQWEVVQRHASLEIECFPAGILERAGIPPLQESLASIHFPRDDADAERFREFSSPQQRRLIFGELFALQWTLALRRAGTEREEAIPLPWDRGIVDEIKRRLPFDLTGAQRRVVNEILKDLGKPHPMHRLLQGDVGSGKTIVAWIAAMVAWRHGVQAAVMAPTEILAEQHYRRFLEQSAGLPVRVALLSAALPAKEREAARKRIRDGEADIVVGTHALIQESVAFRNLALGVIDEQHRFGVLQRASLRRKGRISPHLLVMTATPIPRTLAITLYGDLDVSVIDEMPRGRIPVRTKVVTEGGRREVFEEIRREIARGGRAYVVLPLVEESEKIALRDATRTAERLREAFPDVGVGLLHGRMKAAEKEETMGRFKDGDVQLLVSTTVVEVGVDVPEATVMVVEHAERFGLSQLHQLRGRVGRGTRPSSCFLMTGGERGEEAAARLSVMEKTVDGFRIAEEDLRIRGPGDFAGVRQSGIPDLVFADLVRDASILHLAKEIATE